One genomic region from Prevotella sp. Rep29 encodes:
- a CDS encoding restriction endonuclease subunit S → MDTKKLRQKILDLAIRGKLVPQDPNDEPASVLLERIRAEKERLIKEGKIKRSKKTTSDTPHYENRQVGEANEVPFEVPESWEWTTIGEIASSILYGVSESAKETGQYKLLRITDIQNNKVNWETVPFTDYDNNKAQAYLLNDGDILFARTGATVGKSYLVEGLKDSAIYASYLIRVQTSSVILPAYIKFFFESGFYWEQISLNSVGIGQPNVNGTTLAALTIPIPPYREQMRIVEEAKKWLSVIDGLDIEIDDLLTFITQAKSKILDLAIHGKLVPQDPNDEPAIELLKRINPQFTPCDNAHYENVPDSWCIVPLGNICGLNEGKPISDKEYPYIDVKGLRTGNYVSKQSGKYVPAGTTLILVDGENSGEVFHTPVEGYQGSTMKVLDIDNNMNVQYVLFFVKLYQKALRENKVGSAIPHLNKKMFRELVIPVPPIEEQERIVEAIEQNYRILDDISANL, encoded by the coding sequence ATGGACACAAAGAAATTACGTCAAAAGATACTCGACCTTGCCATTCGTGGTAAGCTCGTGCCACAAGACCCGAATGATGAGCCTGCATCCGTATTGCTGGAGCGCATTCGTGCCGAGAAAGAACGCTTAATCAAGGAAGGTAAGATTAAGCGAAGCAAGAAGACTACTTCCGATACGCCCCATTATGAGAACCGACAGGTCGGCGAAGCCAATGAGGTACCGTTTGAGGTGCCAGAAAGTTGGGAGTGGACAACGATAGGAGAAATAGCTTCCTCTATATTATACGGAGTTAGCGAATCTGCAAAAGAGACTGGCCAATACAAGTTATTACGCATAACAGACATTCAGAATAATAAGGTCAACTGGGAAACTGTACCATTTACCGATTACGATAATAATAAGGCACAAGCGTATTTGTTGAACGATGGCGATATTTTGTTTGCTAGGACAGGTGCTACAGTTGGGAAGTCGTACTTGGTTGAGGGATTGAAGGATTCTGCTATTTATGCCTCATACCTTATTAGGGTTCAAACTTCAAGTGTAATTCTTCCAGCATACATTAAATTCTTCTTTGAGTCAGGCTTCTATTGGGAGCAAATTTCTCTCAATTCTGTAGGAATAGGCCAACCGAACGTGAATGGAACAACTTTAGCGGCATTGACTATTCCAATCCCACCATATCGTGAACAAATGCGTATAGTGGAAGAAGCCAAGAAATGGTTGTCGGTAATTGATGGACTCGATATTGAAATTGATGATTTACTAACTTTCATAACACAAGCCAAGTCCAAGATTCTTGATCTTGCTATTCATGGAAAGCTTGTTCCACAAGACCCGAATGACGAGCCAGCCATTGAGCTTTTAAAACGTATCAATCCCCAATTTACTCCTTGTGATAACGCGCATTATGAGAATGTACCCGATTCTTGGTGCATCGTTCCGCTTGGCAATATCTGCGGTTTGAATGAAGGTAAACCTATATCAGATAAGGAATATCCTTACATAGACGTCAAGGGTCTAAGGACTGGTAACTATGTTTCTAAACAGTCGGGAAAGTACGTACCAGCAGGTACTACATTAATCCTCGTAGATGGTGAAAACTCGGGAGAAGTTTTCCACACACCAGTGGAAGGCTATCAAGGGAGTACAATGAAAGTGCTTGACATTGATAACAATATGAATGTTCAGTATGTTCTCTTTTTTGTAAAGCTTTATCAAAAGGCATTAAGAGAAAATAAGGTTGGCTCTGCTATCCCACATTTGAACAAGAAAATGTTCCGTGAATTGGTTATTCCAGTTCCCCCAATAGAAGAACAAGAAAGAATTGTTGAAGCAATTGAGCAAAACTATCGTATATTGGATGACATCAGTGCCAATCTATAA
- a CDS encoding restriction endonuclease subunit S, which translates to MPSNWAVCMVKDAFMINPKTKADDDMEAGFVPMSNIQDSYKNRFSFEPRTWGNIKKGYTHFENGDIVVAKISPCLENRKSAVMIGLPNGIGAGTTELNVFRSDYVHPLYGLFFFKSDYFISQCVGTFNGVVGQQRVSTKIIEDVTFPVPPRLEQERIINKVNELFKILDDISAEL; encoded by the coding sequence GTGCCTTCCAATTGGGCCGTTTGTATGGTTAAGGACGCATTTATGATTAACCCAAAAACAAAGGCTGATGATGACATGGAAGCAGGGTTTGTCCCAATGTCGAATATTCAAGATTCATACAAAAATAGATTTAGTTTTGAGCCAAGAACTTGGGGCAATATCAAGAAAGGATACACACATTTTGAAAATGGTGATATTGTAGTTGCCAAAATATCACCTTGCCTTGAGAATCGGAAATCAGCCGTCATGATTGGACTACCAAATGGAATTGGAGCAGGAACAACAGAACTCAATGTCTTTCGCTCTGATTATGTCCATCCCCTCTACGGGCTATTCTTTTTCAAATCAGACTATTTCATATCTCAATGTGTTGGGACTTTCAATGGTGTAGTTGGACAACAACGTGTTTCAACGAAGATAATTGAGGATGTGACATTCCCCGTACCCCCTCGCCTAGAACAAGAACGTATAATAAATAAGGTAAACGAACTTTTCAAAATCCTTGATGACATCAGTGCCGAATTATAG
- a CDS encoding tyrosine-type recombinase/integrase yields MVTKFEKHLSKSDLAKNTVTSYVWTVKYFYAKYKEINRKNLLAYKGYLMENFKPQTVNLRLQGINKYLEFIKKDKLKMKFVKVQQKNFLENVISNEDYKFLKKRLKADGYDEWYFVVWFMAATGARVSELLQIKAEHVAVGHLDIYSKGGKLRRLYIPKNLQKEAKQWLANKGVSSGYIFLNRYGERITTRGIAIQLKHFADKYGLNREVVYPHSFRHRFAKNFLDKFNDIALLADLMGHESIETTRIYLRRTATEQRQIVDKVVTW; encoded by the coding sequence ATGGTAACAAAATTTGAGAAGCATCTTAGCAAGTCAGACTTGGCTAAGAACACCGTCACTTCGTATGTTTGGACGGTGAAGTACTTCTATGCGAAGTACAAAGAGATTAACAGGAAGAACCTTTTGGCTTACAAAGGGTATCTGATGGAGAACTTCAAGCCGCAGACAGTCAATCTGCGGTTGCAGGGCATCAACAAGTATCTGGAGTTCATCAAGAAGGATAAACTGAAGATGAAGTTTGTCAAGGTGCAGCAGAAGAACTTTCTGGAGAATGTCATCAGCAACGAGGACTACAAGTTCCTGAAGAAACGCCTAAAGGCTGACGGCTACGACGAATGGTATTTCGTGGTGTGGTTTATGGCGGCCACGGGTGCCCGTGTGAGTGAGTTGCTGCAGATTAAGGCTGAACATGTGGCCGTAGGACACCTTGACATCTATAGCAAAGGAGGCAAACTTCGTCGGCTCTATATTCCCAAGAACCTTCAGAAGGAGGCAAAGCAATGGTTGGCAAACAAAGGCGTTTCGAGTGGTTACATCTTCCTCAATCGCTATGGGGAGCGTATCACCACACGAGGCATCGCTATTCAACTGAAGCATTTTGCAGACAAGTATGGGCTGAATCGCGAAGTGGTCTATCCACACTCTTTCCGTCATCGCTTTGCCAAGAATTTCCTCGATAAGTTCAATGACATAGCCTTGCTTGCTGACCTTATGGGGCATGAGAGCATCGAGACGACGCGAATCTATCTACGACGCACAGCCACCGAGCAACGGCAGATAGTTGATAAAGTGGTAACGTGGTAA